The window AAGACCACCTCGAGGCTGCCGCGGGTCCAGCGGAACTGCTGCTTGTAGTAGTTGAGGAAGTCGTCCGGGGCCAGGCCCTGGGCCAGCACCTTCGGCACGTAGACGCTGCGCCACCCCGCGTCGTGCACGAGCAGGGACGTGAGGAAGTCCTCCGCGATGCTCGTCTCGCACATGCCCCCGGCGTCGGCCAGGGCGGTGCGGCGGATGGCCATGTTGGTGCCGCACATGAAGGCGGAGTCGACGCGCGACTTGCCGCTCATGATCGGCCCGAAGAACAGCGTCTGCTGCTGCCACGCGGTGCGGGTGACCCGGTTGTCCCGGTGGTTGGCGTAGTACTGCGGCGTCTGGACGAAGCCCATCCGCTCGTCGGTGAAGTAGCCCATGACCTCGGCGAGGAAGGTGGGTGCCGGCACGTGGTCGGCGTCGAAGACCACCACGAAGGGGCTGGTGGTCCGGGCCAGCGCGTGGTTGATGTTGCCCGCCTTGGCCCCGCCCGGGGTGGTGCGCGTGAAGCACACCACGCCCAGCTCCTCGGCCAGCACCTCGACGTCGCGCCAGTCGGCCTTGCGGGCCACGAGGCCGTCGTTGAGCAGGTGGACGCGCACGGCGCCGCGGTGCTCCATGGCCAGGGCCGCCAGCGCGGTCCTGCGGACCACGTCCACCGGCTCGCCGCACACCGTGATGAAGACGTCGACGTCACCGTCGAAGTCCGGGTCGAACGGGCGGTCCCGGTCGGTGGCCCACACGGTGTGCACGTAGCTGGCGATCTGGAAGAGGTGGAACACCTCGGTGACCGCCAGCGTCCAGAACAGCAGCGCGTTCCCGTGCTGGAACGCGAAGCAGATCATCGCGAAGTAGACGACGGCCAGCACGAGGTTCAGCGTGAGGACCGCACGGCTCGGCACGTGCTGCAGGAAGGCGGTGTCCTCGGGCGAGAGGGCGTCCGGCGCGGTGCCGGGGCCCTGCGCGTCCGGGCGCTCGTGGGGCTCGCGCAGGTCCAGGACGGCGTCGGTCACGGGAGGTCCCTCCCTCGAGGGTCGTTGAGGTCGGGCAGCTGGTCGAGGTGCAGCGCCATGCCGAACCACGCCCAGTTGGCGTCGTAGTAGCCCAGGCCGGGCTTCGCCGCGCGGGTGTCGGGGTCGTACAGGGGCAGCAGCTCGGTGCGGTACACCTCGCGGGCCAGCGCGGGGCGCGCCACCTCCAGGGCGCCGAGCGCGCCGCCGTACATCGCGGTGGAGGGGTAGTCGACGGCGGGGCGCCCGTCGTGGGTGTAGACCGCGCTCCAGCGCCCCGTGGTCTCCCACGCGTCGCCGAGCACGGAGGCCTGCTGCTCCAGGAGCGCCCGGGCGCGCGGCTCGTCGTTCCACCGGGCGTCCAGCGCGAGGCGCCACGGCAGCCGCAGCGCCTCGAAGCCGAAGTCGGTGGTGCTGCCGGTGGTCGTGGTGATGCCGGTCGCGACCGAGGCGGCGCCGGTCGTGCGGTCCAGGCGCACCCAGTCCGGCGCCAGGGCGCCCTGGGCCTGGCCGCCCAGCGGGTCGGCGGAGACCTGCTGCAGCACCGCGTAGCTGCTGTCCACCAGAGCGGCCCAGTCGTGCTGGGGGTCCACGCGGGCGAAGGCGCGGTAGGCGTAGGGCGCGAAGTACGACGGGTTGACCAGCACCGAGGCGGTGTCGTTGCGCTCGAGGTCGTTGGCCGTCAGCACCGGACGCCCGGCGACGTCCACCACCTCCGCCTGCCACACCGCGTTGACCAGCGGCAGCGCGTCGTAGAGGTAGTCGTCGTCCTGCCACCGCGAGTACGCCATGAGCAGGGAGAAGGCGACGTCGACGTCCGCGTCGCTGGCGGCGTTCTGGCCGCCGGAGTCGGTCTGGACGCCGTAGGTGCCGTCGGCGCGGGGCCCGAAGCGCCACGACAGCAGGCGGTCGGGGCGCTGGAGGTTGTCCTTGGTCCACGACCACGAGCTGTCGAAGGTGGCGCGGTCGTCGCTCCAGACCGCGCGCATCATCGTGTAGCTCTGGCCCTCGGAGGTGGTGATGCCGCCCTGGGACGGGTCGAGCGTCCGCCCGGTCCCCTGCTCGATGAACCCGGTCTTGTACGAGGCCCACATGTCGCTCAGCGCGGTGTCCTCCGAGGGGACCATCGGGGTGTCGGCGGCCACGCGCTGCACCGCCTGGCGCACGCCCCCGGTCAGCTGCAGGGCGACGGCCAGCACCAGGACGACGGCGACGGCGACGGCTCCGGCCGTCAGCCAGCCGCGGCTGCGCGAGCCGCGCGGGCCGCGGTCGGGCCCGTCGGGTGCGTGCTGCGAGGGCGCCGCTCCGGCGCCCTCGACCTGGTCAAGCGACATCGGTGCCTCCGGTGCGGTGGGGCTGCGCCGAACGCGCAGGGGTGCTGGTCAGGTCGATGACGTCGGCGTGCCGCGCCACGAAGAGGCGGATCGACGGGTCGTGCGCGTCCACGTCGAGGCGGCTGAGCAGCCCGAGGGCGTCCACCTCGTCGGCCCCGGGGAGCAGTGCCCGCACGCGGTCCTCCTCGAGGAGCCACCTGTCGTCGCGGCGGCTGCTGGACGACTCCGGGCGCCAGCCGTCGGGCAGGACGGCGCGCGGGAGGTCCACCACCACGGAGACGTCGTTGGCGGCGCGCCGCTCGGGGCGGCCCCAGCTGCGGGAGGTGCGCTCGTGCTCGGAGACGAGGGCGGCGAGCACGCCGTCGGCGGTGCGCCGCCAGGTGAAGCGGCGCGCCCAGGCGCGGGCGCCCGACCGCAGCCTCTGGGCGGTGGCCGGGTCCGACAGCTCGGCGAGGGCGCGGTCGAGGGCGGCGGCGAGCACACCGGTGGAGTCCGCGCCGGCACCCTCGGAGTCGTCGACGAGCCAGCCCGTCTCCCCGTGGCGCACGGTGTCCCGGGCGCCGGTGGCGCGGCGCGCCAGGGAGGGCACGCCCGCGGCGTTGGCCTCCAGCAGGGACAGCGACCAGTCGCCGCCGTCGGAGGCGCTCACGGAGAGCCACGCCGTGGCCAGCACCGCGTCGCGGTCGGCGTCGGGCAGGCGGCCGTGGAAGACCACGGGGGCACCCAGGTCAGCGGCGAGGTCCTCCAGGCGCTGGCGGTCGGTGCCGTCCCCGACCAGGTGCAGCTCCAGACCGGGGTGCGCCGGCGCGACGCGCGCGACCGCGGCCAGCAGCGTGTCGAGCCGCTTGTAGGGCGACAGGCGCCCGACCACCACCACGCGGGGGCGGGGTGACGCGTCGGTGGTGATGCCCCGGGTGTCCGCGCCGCCGGGCACCACGCGCACGGGGCCGCGCAGGTGCAGGCGCCGGCGCACGGCCTTGCGGGTGGACGGGGAGAGCACCACCACGGTGCGGCGCCCGTAGACGCGCCGGGTGGCCGGCCCCTCCAGCCAGGCGGCGAAGCGGGCGGCCGCGCGGGGGAAGGAGCGGGTGAACAGGTCCTGGTGGACGTGGTGCACCAGGAGGACGACGGGGGTGTCCCCGGCGACGACGGGGCTGAAGAAGGGGATGCCGTTGGCCGAGTCGACGACGCCGTCCAGCCGCCGGCGGTGCCGCAGCAGCCACGCCATCGCCAGGGGGTAGACGGTCACCCAGCTGCCCATGCGCCGCACGGCGTAGCCGTCGACCACCTCGCGCGCCGGGGTGCCCGCCGGGCGGCTCGTCACCAGGGTGACCGCGTGGCCGTCGGAAGCCAGCTCGCGGGCCACGCGCTCGCAGTACAGCTCGGCGCCGCCCGCGGCGGGGTGGCGGCGGTCGCGCCAGTTGAGGACCGCGATGCGCGCGGTGCGGGGCGCGCTCATGCGACGCGCGCCAGGGACGAGCGCAGGGCCCGCACCTCGGACAGGATCCGGGGGCCGTGGGTCCAGAGGCTGAACGACGACCCGGCCGCGTCGTCGGTCCACTGCACCGGCAGCTCGCGGACGGGGAAGCCGAGACGGGCGGCGATGGCGAGGACCTCCACGTCGAAGGCGAACCCCGTCCCGGTGACCCTCGGGAAGATCGCCTCGACGGCCTCGGCGGAGAAGAACTTGAACCCGCACTGGGAGTCCGCCACCCCACCGGTGAGGGGGCTGGTGAAGGCGCGGAACGCCAGCGACCCCAGGCGGCGCACCAGCGGCTGGGCCACCACGTAGGAGGCGCCGGGCGCCCGCCGCGACCCGATGACGACCGGGGCGCCCTGCCGCAGCTGCTCCACCACGGGGACGATCAGCGACGGCGGGGTCGACAGGTCGGCGTCGCAGAAGCCGCGCCACCGCGCGGTGCTGGCGAGCAGGCCGCGGCGCACGGCGGCGCCCTTGCCCTGCCGGGAGCAGCCGATGAGCCGCAGAGCCGCGTTGCGGGGGGCCGTCGAGGCGGCGGCGTCCACCACCTCGGCCGTGCGGTCCACCGAGCCGTTGTCGACCACCGTCACCACCACCGACAGCGGCAGCTCGGCGACCTGCGCCAGCAGGGCGGCCAGGGTCGGCCCGAGGCGGGCCTCCTCGTTCCACACGGGGACGACGACGTCGAGGTCGGCCGTCCAGCGGGTCGTGCGCTGCACGTGCGGTGCGGTGGTGTCCAGGGTGGTGCTCACGTCGATCCCCTCGGAGTCGCGGGCCCCGCCGCGGGGCAGGGCTGACGGCAGGAGTGCCGTGTGGTCTGGGAGGCCCGCGGTCTGGGCCATCCGGTGTTCGGAGCCGTTCGCGGCCCGGTTTGCCCTGGTCTGCGGCCTTCATGCCGCGGTGGCGGGCGTGTGGGAGCGCCCGCGGGCGTCCGGCAGGGGCGGCGCGCTCGGCGCCGCGGCGCGCGGGTCAGCCGCGCACCGGCACCTCGGGAGGGACGTGCTCGGGCCGGGCCACCGGGCGCAGCGGCACCACCTCGGCCGGCTCGTCCAGCACGAGCGGCCCCGCCACCGGGACCGCCCCGGCGGGGGCTGCCGCCACGAGCACCCGGCGGGCGAACACCAGACGGGAGCTCACGAGGTAGGACACGGCGGCGCTCACCACGGTCGCCAGCAGCACGCTGGCGGTCCCGGAGGTGCCGAGCAGGCGGTGCGCCACCCAGAAGGCGAGGGTGTTGGCGCCGAAGGCGACGAGCACCGAGGCGTTGAAGAGCAGCGCCCGCCGGGCGACGGCCCGCAGGGGCTCGGGCGCGCCCGACCGTCGAGAGGCCCACGTCCAGTGGTAGCTCACGAGGAAGTTGACCTGGGTGGCGACGACGAACGCCGTGGCGTTGGCCACCTCGGCGAGCACGTGACCCGACAGGAGCCGGAAGACCGCGAGGTGCAGCAGGGTCATCGCGACACCGGTGACGGCGAACCTCACCCGGTGGTCACGCACGATCGAGATCACTGCAGGTTCCCCTTCGCACGACGGACACCGGACGTGCCTCGTCGCACCACCGCTGCTCGAGCGGCAGACCGACGGTACGTCGTGGACGACCGGCCACCTAGCGGGATCGGCTCCACCCCCGGAAGAGGGACAGCCGAGGGAGTGACAGCGACCACGGTCGTCAACCCTGAGTGACCGCCTGTGCACTCGGAGCCACGTCCACGACGCTCGTCCGCCCCTGCACCCCAGGGCCTCACCGGAGGCTCCCGAAGACGATGACGTTGTCCTCGTAGTGGCCAGTGGCACTGTCGAACGCGCCACCGCAGGTCAGCAGCCTCAGCGCGGGTCCGGGTCGGGGTCCGTAGACCTCCTGCGTGGGGAAGTCGTCCTTGCTGACGCGCACGACGTCGTCCACCGAGTAGGCGACCGTGGTGCCGTCGTCCAGCAGCACGTCCACCTCGTCTCCCGGCACCAGCTCGTGGAGGCGGAAGAAGACCGCCGGGGCGCTGCGCGAGTCCACGTGGCCGGCGATGACGCTCGGCCCCGGCCGTCCCGGGACCGCGCTGGTGGTGAGCCACCCCGCGCTCTGCGCCTCTGAGAGGTCGGGGACCTGCAGGGCGCCGTCGGGGTCGATCCCCAGCGGCAGGAGCGCCGACTCGACGCCGATGCGCGGGACCGAGACCCGCACCGGGACGGGTGAGCGCTCCGAGGTCGCGGCGCCGGCACCGCCTGCGCCCTCGGCCAGCGACGGAGCGAACCCCTCGCGCACCGTCGCGGCGGCAGCGCGCTGGTCCGCCGCGGCAGACGCGGCAGGCGGCACGGCGGACGGTGCGGCGGACGGTGCGGCGGACGGTGCGGCGGACGGCTCCACGGCCAGCGCGCACGCCCCGAGGCCCAGGACCAGCGAGACGGCCCCCGCGGCGAGCGCCGCGAGCCCCAGCCGGCGCCTCACGGGCGCCCCTGGCGGCTCCGGGCCCGCACCAGGAGCAGCGCGGCCCCTGCCGCTGCGGCGGAGGCCGCACCCAGCAGGACGGCGACCGGCGCACGCCCCGGGGCCCCGCCCTCGACAGCGGCGGCCGCCCCGCCCTCGACAGCGGCGGCCGCCCCGCCCCCGCCGGTGGCCGCGCCGCCCGCGGGCAGCACGCCTCCGCCGCTGCCGCTGGCGTCGGCGACGGGGGTGACGGCCAGGGCGGACGCCCCGTCGCGGCCGTCGGTGACCGCGAGCGTGTACGTGCTGCCGGCCTTGAGGACCACGTCCGCGGTGCCGGCGGTGGAGGTGGCGCTGCCGCCGGCCACGGGCTGGGCGCGCAGCGTCCAGCGGCCGGCGGGCACGTCGGTGTAGCTGGTGGAGGCGGCGAAGGGAGCTCCGCGGACGATCGTGGGCCCGTCCACGGCGGAGACGTCGACGGCGGACGCGGAGCTGGCCGCCGAGAGCACCCGCACCCTGGCCTGACCGGCCGGCGGAGGCGTGAGGTCGTCCTCGAGGGGCACCAGGCGGGCGTCGGCGGCGGTCCCCAGCGCCACCACCGTGTAGGCGCGACCGGACTCGGCCTGCAGCGACGAGCTCAGCACGGGCGCGGCGCCGGAGGAGGCACCTGCGGGGCGGACCCCCACGTCGTAGGACCCGGCGGGCACCTGCGCGTAGTTGGACACGTCGCCGTAGCCGGCACCGTCGACCGTCACCCCACCCTGCCCGCCGCGCGGGGACAGGGCGATGTCCATCCGCGGCAGGTCCGGGACCAGGTGCGCCGCGCGCACCCAGGCCGGTCCCTGGACCGCGGGAGCACCCGGTCCGTCGGCCAGGGCCGCACCCGCGGGGAGGAGGAGGGAGGCGGCCACCAGGGCAGCCGCGGCAGCCGCTCCGCGGCGAAGGGGTCGTCGTGCGCGCATGGAGGCGGTTCGGAGCCGGCCCCCAGACAGATGGGAGGTTCCGGACATCTCCGGCCACAGCGCCCCAAAAGGGTTGCCCTGCGACAATCAGTGATCTACCAGAAGCGCAGCGTCACAACTTCCTGTCGAGCCACAGGAGCAGCCTCAAGCGCCAGGGATGGCCGGCGGGGACGAAGGCCGCGCAGGGGCAGCGGGTGCACCCGGCGCCCGTGTCGTCCCTGCCGTGCAGGACGCGCTCGTGCGAGCAGTCCCAGCAGGTCTCCTGCGGTCTGGTCCTCGCCACGGTCCATGGTCCCGCCGCGCCCACCGCGCGCGCAGCGATCCTTACCCGTCCGCCCCCCGGTGACCGGACGGACGCCCGGAGCGCCCTGGCGGTCTGGCGGTCTGTCGGCAAGCACCGCGGCGCGCGACCCGCGCCAAGTACCGTTCCCCCGTGCTCAAGCTCCCGCTGCTGCCGACCCTGGGCGCGGCCAAGCTCGCGGCCGGCCTGTCCCGCCTGTCCGGTCGAGGCGGCGGGGCGGCGCTGCCGGGTCTCATCGCCGAGAGGCTCCGTCCGACCCTCGCCGCCGACCTGGTCGCGCAGCTGCCGAAGGGCGTCGTCGTCGTCACCGGCACCAACGGCAAGACCACCACCACCAAGCTCATCGCCGAGGCGCTGACGGCCGCCGGCGAGGTGGTCCTCACCAACCGCAGCGGGTCGAACCTGCGCCGCGGGATCTGGTCCTCGCTCATCAAGGCCAGCTCGCTGACCGGCCGCATCGACGCGACGGTCGCGCTGTTCGAGGTGGACGAGGCCTCGCTGCGCCGCGTGGCGGCCGAGCTGGCCCCCCAGCACGTGGTGGTGCTCAACCTCTTCCGCGACCAGCTCGACAGGTACGGGGAGCTCACCTCCACGGCCGCGCTGCTGGCGGAGGGGATCTCGATGACCGAGGCGGACCTCTACCTCAACGCGGACGACCCGCTCGTCGCCTCCCTGGCGACGGCGAGGCGGGGCGCGGCCCGGGTGACCCACTTCGGGATGGGCGACGTCGACGTCGAGGCCGCGACCATCGAGTCGGTGGCCGACTCCGACCACTGCCCCGTCTGCGGCAGCCGACTGCAGTTCAGCCGGCTCTTCTACAGCCACCTCGGCCACTACCGCTGTCCCACCGGCGACTTCGAGCGGCCCGCGCCCGACGTCGTCGTCACGCGGGTGCGCGAGGCGACGAAGACCGGGACGGCGTTCACCGCCGAGGTCGACGGGCAGGCGCACGAGCTCGAGCTCCCGCTGGCCGGCACCTACAACCTCTACAACGGCCTCGCCGCGCTGGCCCTCGCCTCCGGGCTGGGGGTGGACGTCGAGACCGTCCGCACCACCCTCGGCGCGGCCCGCGCGGCGTTCGGGCGCGTCGAGCGGTTCGAGGTGGGCGACCGGACCGTCTACCTCCTGCTGGTGAAGAACCCGGCGGGGTTCGCGCAGTGCCTCGAGACGTTCGTGCTCGAGGACGTGCAGGCACCGGTCCTCATGGTCATCAACGACCGCCACGCCGACGGCCGGGACATCTCCTGGCTGTGGGACGTGCCGCTGGAGCACCTGGCCTCCGGCCGGCCCCCGGTCCTGACGTCCGGCGTCCGGGCGACCGACATGTCGCTGCGCCTGAAGTACGCCGGCGTCGCCTTCGACCAGCAGCCCGCGCTCACCCCCGCGGTCAGGGCGTTCCTCGACCAGGTCCCCGACGGGGGCACGGGGTACGTGCTGGCCAGCTACACGGCCATGCTCGAGGTCCGCGCCGAGTTCACCCGCTTCACCGACGTCGAGAAGGTCGAATCGTGAGCAGGCCCGTGGTCATCGCCCACCTCTACCCGCAGGAGCTGAGCACCTACGGCGACACGGGCAACATCCGCGCCCTCGTGCAGCGCCTGGCGTGGCGGGGGTTCGACGTGGAGGTCCGCCCGGTGGGCGTGGGAACACCGGTCGACCTGGCCGAGGTGGACCTCCTGTTCGGCGGCGGCGGCCAGGACTCCGGCCAGGCGGTGGTCTCGAAGGACCTGCTGCAGCGGGGACCGGCCATCCGGGAGGCAGCGCTCGAGGGCCTGCCGATGCTGCTGATCTGCGGCTCCTACCAGCTCTTCGGCAGGAGCTTCACCACGGTCACCGGCACCGAGCTGCCCGGGATCGGGGTGTTCGACTTGACCACCGTCGGCAGCGGCCAGCGGATGGTCGGCAACATCGTGCTCGAGACCGAGGACCTCGGCCGGGTGGTCGGGTTCGAGAACCACTCCGGCCGGACGCTGCTGGCCCCCGGCCAGCAGCCCCTGGGCAGGGTCACCAAGGGCTTCGGCAACGACGAGGACCGGCGGTTCGAGGGCGCGCGGACGGGCGCCTGCATCGGCACCTACCTCCACGGCCCGGTGCTCCCGAAGAACCCGCGCCTGGCGGACCACCTCCTCCTCGCGGCCCTGCGCCGCCGCCACGGCGTGCAGGAGCTGGCCCCGCTCGACGACGCGGTGGAGCTGGCGGCGTCCGCCACCGCGGCGAGCCGCCCCCAGTAGCCTCCCGGCGCTCAGCGGGACGGTCCCGGAGCGGTCACGCCCCGCCGGAGCGGCGCAGGGCCAGCGCCGCGCGGCTCGTGCCGTGGCCGAGGTTCCAGGACGCGTCGACGAGGGTCTGGCTCATGGCTGCGCCTCCTGCCGGTCGGTGGGCCAGGGGCCGACGAGGTGCACGCGGCCGCCGTCGTCGACGAGGCGGGCGGTGGCCCCCTGCCGCTCCAGCCAGGTGGGCGCCAGCGCGCCGAGGACCAGCGCCGCGGTGCTGAGCGCGTTCGCCTCCGCGCAGCAGGGCGCCACCACCGAGGCGGTGCGCCACACCGCGGCGGCGGGCAGGCCGGTCGCCGGGTCGAGCACGTGGTGGGCCGGGCCGTGGGCGGTGGCACCGAGGTCCAGCAGCACACCGGCCGGCAGCCACAGCAGCGCGCCGGTCCCGCGCGAGGTGTCCGGGAGGACGACGACGCCGCGCCACGCGGCCGGCGGTCGCGGGAGCGCGGCGGGGTCGGCGCCGGCGGTGGCGCGCACCGGGCGGACGGGCACCGGCCACGCCGCCGCGGGCGCGTCCGGGGTGCGGGAGCGCACGGCGTCGATGTCGTCGTCGTACCCGAGCTGCTCCAGGGAAGCTGCCCCGGGTCGGGTCGACGGCCCCGCCGGTGCGCTCCGCGGCGTCCAGGGCCACCTCGACGAGGTCGGCCAGCAGGGCGCTGAGGCGGACGGGGGTGCCAGCGGCGGCGGCGCGGGCCGCGAGGGCCACCTCGGAGTCGGGCCGGAACCGGCTCGCGGCGGCGTCGACGGCCGCCAGCTGCTCCTCCACGAGGGCTCGCGCCGCCGGGAGGGCGGCGGGGTCGGTGACCACCAGGCGCGTCGTGGTCGTCCACACCGACCACTCGTCGGCCACCGGGGCCCCGGTGCGCGGAGCGCGCTGCCCGCGCCACCCGGTCCGGCCGGACCGGGTGCGCGGCCGGTCAGGGACCGCGGTGCTCACGACCCGTTCGATCCGGCGTGGGCCGAGGAGCCGGTGCTGGTCGTGGCCGCCGCCGTCGTCGTCGAGGAGGACTCCGCCGCGGCGACCCCGGCGACGGCCACGGCGCCGACCAGGGCGGCTCCCGTGGCGACGACGACGGCCCCGGCCCGCCTCCTGCTCTTCTCGCGCTCACCGCTCACGTCGGCCACTCCCGCTCTCTGCTCTCGTCGGCCGCCGGTGGCGGCCACAGCAGCACGGTGCCCAGCGGCGGAGCCCCGGCGCTGGACGGTCGCTGTCCGGCCCCTGTGGACGGGAGCCGCGGAGAGGACCCGGTCACGAGGACTTGACCAGCCGGACACACGGGTGGAACATTCGGAATCGAAACTTCGAAGAAGAAGTTCTGAGCGCGGAGCACCGCCGGTCCGCGCCGACCGCCCCAGGAGGTCTCCGTGAGCAGAGCACCAGCGAAGCCCCGCCCGGCGTCCGCGACGCGCACCGCGACCCCCGCCTGCACCACCGACACCCGAGCTCCGGAGGCGCCCGTGGACCAGGACGACGTGACGGGCCTGCTGCGCCGCACCGCCGAGCACCTGGGGCACATGCTCGACGCGGCCTTCGACACCGTGGAGCTGGTGCGCCAGCGCACCGAGGCGGTGCTCGGCACCGACCGGGGGGCCACCACACGGCTCGCCCTCACCGCGCTGCACCCGCTCTTCCGCAGCGTCCTCGCGCACCAGCCCAACCCCCTGGAGGGCGTGGGCGTGGCCGTGGGGCCCGGCGCCCTGTCCGACACCGAGCGGTGGCTCGAGTGGTGGCGCCGCGGCCCGGACGGCGCGGCGTCGTTCACGCGACACGTCCTGGACCCGGGCGCCCTCGGGTTCTACGACTACCAGTCGCGCCCCTGGTTCCGCACGCCGCTGGAGGCGGGGCACGAGGTGGCCGTGGGCCCCTACCTCGACGCCGGGGGGTGCGACGTCTACACCACCACGCTCGCGACCCCGCTGGTGCTGGGCCCCGGTCAGGACCTGGTGGTGGGGGGCGACCTCGACATGGCCCGGCTGGAGGCGACCTTCCTGCGGGAGGTCGGACGGCGCCGCCCGGCCGTGGCGCTGCTGGCCGCCAGCGACCGCGTGGTGGTGTCCAACACCGCGCTCCTCACGTCGGGCTCGCGCGTCCCCGCGACCGTCAAGGAGGCCGTCCAGGCCGAGGTGGCGGTGCCCTCCCGCGTGCCGGGGCGCTCCTCGTGGCGCCTCGTGGCGCTGGAGCAGCAGCCGTGAGCAGCGCCCTGC of the Quadrisphaera sp. RL12-1S genome contains:
- a CDS encoding glycosyltransferase yields the protein MTDAVLDLREPHERPDAQGPGTAPDALSPEDTAFLQHVPSRAVLTLNLVLAVVYFAMICFAFQHGNALLFWTLAVTEVFHLFQIASYVHTVWATDRDRPFDPDFDGDVDVFITVCGEPVDVVRRTALAALAMEHRGAVRVHLLNDGLVARKADWRDVEVLAEELGVVCFTRTTPGGAKAGNINHALARTTSPFVVVFDADHVPAPTFLAEVMGYFTDERMGFVQTPQYYANHRDNRVTRTAWQQQTLFFGPIMSGKSRVDSAFMCGTNMAIRRTALADAGGMCETSIAEDFLTSLLVHDAGWRSVYVPKVLAQGLAPDDFLNYYKQQFRWTRGSLEVVFSYNPLLRRGLSWGQRLQYLSSAAYYLSGVVVLASTLLPVVYLLTGQTPIVTSTMTLALVFLPYIWLNLFVLQRTSASSYSFQAISFSLSSWWLQLTALVAVLTKRRTTFAVTSKDVGDGGQANFLRLVLPNIAYAAVGALALAVGLAREGLSPSLIANAAWLCVHVAVSVPFVLAAAPRRAPRPQGAHDVVDLRDSASTARPVLEEAR
- a CDS encoding glycosyl hydrolase family 8; amino-acid sequence: MSLDQVEGAGAAPSQHAPDGPDRGPRGSRSRGWLTAGAVAVAVVLVLAVALQLTGGVRQAVQRVAADTPMVPSEDTALSDMWASYKTGFIEQGTGRTLDPSQGGITTSEGQSYTMMRAVWSDDRATFDSSWSWTKDNLQRPDRLLSWRFGPRADGTYGVQTDSGGQNAASDADVDVAFSLLMAYSRWQDDDYLYDALPLVNAVWQAEVVDVAGRPVLTANDLERNDTASVLVNPSYFAPYAYRAFARVDPQHDWAALVDSSYAVLQQVSADPLGGQAQGALAPDWVRLDRTTGAASVATGITTTTGSTTDFGFEALRLPWRLALDARWNDEPRARALLEQQASVLGDAWETTGRWSAVYTHDGRPAVDYPSTAMYGGALGALEVARPALAREVYRTELLPLYDPDTRAAKPGLGYYDANWAWFGMALHLDQLPDLNDPRGRDLP
- a CDS encoding glycosyltransferase family 4 protein, with amino-acid sequence MSAPRTARIAVLNWRDRRHPAAGGAELYCERVARELASDGHAVTLVTSRPAGTPAREVVDGYAVRRMGSWVTVYPLAMAWLLRHRRRLDGVVDSANGIPFFSPVVAGDTPVVLLVHHVHQDLFTRSFPRAAARFAAWLEGPATRRVYGRRTVVVLSPSTRKAVRRRLHLRGPVRVVPGGADTRGITTDASPRPRVVVVGRLSPYKRLDTLLAAVARVAPAHPGLELHLVGDGTDRQRLEDLAADLGAPVVFHGRLPDADRDAVLATAWLSVSASDGGDWSLSLLEANAAGVPSLARRATGARDTVRHGETGWLVDDSEGAGADSTGVLAAALDRALAELSDPATAQRLRSGARAWARRFTWRRTADGVLAALVSEHERTSRSWGRPERRAANDVSVVVDLPRAVLPDGWRPESSSSRRDDRWLLEEDRVRALLPGADEVDALGLLSRLDVDAHDPSIRLFVARHADVIDLTSTPARSAQPHRTGGTDVA
- a CDS encoding glycosyltransferase, which codes for MSTTLDTTAPHVQRTTRWTADLDVVVPVWNEEARLGPTLAALLAQVAELPLSVVVTVVDNGSVDRTAEVVDAAASTAPRNAALRLIGCSRQGKGAAVRRGLLASTARWRGFCDADLSTPPSLIVPVVEQLRQGAPVVIGSRRAPGASYVVAQPLVRRLGSLAFRAFTSPLTGGVADSQCGFKFFSAEAVEAIFPRVTGTGFAFDVEVLAIAARLGFPVRELPVQWTDDAAGSSFSLWTHGPRILSEVRALRSSLARVA
- a CDS encoding GtrA family protein, which produces MISIVRDHRVRFAVTGVAMTLLHLAVFRLLSGHVLAEVANATAFVVATQVNFLVSYHWTWASRRSGAPEPLRAVARRALLFNASVLVAFGANTLAFWVAHRLLGTSGTASVLLATVVSAAVSYLVSSRLVFARRVLVAAAPAGAVPVAGPLVLDEPAEVVPLRPVARPEHVPPEVPVRG
- a CDS encoding class F sortase; the protein is MRRRLGLAALAAGAVSLVLGLGACALAVEPSAAPSAAPSAAPSAVPPAASAAADQRAAAATVREGFAPSLAEGAGGAGAATSERSPVPVRVSVPRIGVESALLPLGIDPDGALQVPDLSEAQSAGWLTTSAVPGRPGPSVIAGHVDSRSAPAVFFRLHELVPGDEVDVLLDDGTTVAYSVDDVVRVSKDDFPTQEVYGPRPGPALRLLTCGGAFDSATGHYEDNVIVFGSLR
- a CDS encoding DUF4397 domain-containing protein, translated to MAASLLLPAGAALADGPGAPAVQGPAWVRAAHLVPDLPRMDIALSPRGGQGGVTVDGAGYGDVSNYAQVPAGSYDVGVRPAGASSGAAPVLSSSLQAESGRAYTVVALGTAADARLVPLEDDLTPPPAGQARVRVLSAASSASAVDVSAVDGPTIVRGAPFAASTSYTDVPAGRWTLRAQPVAGGSATSTAGTADVVLKAGSTYTLAVTDGRDGASALAVTPVADASGSGGGVLPAGGAATGGGGAAAAVEGGAAAAVEGGAPGRAPVAVLLGAASAAAAGAALLLVRARSRQGRP
- a CDS encoding Mur ligase family protein, translating into MLKLPLLPTLGAAKLAAGLSRLSGRGGGAALPGLIAERLRPTLAADLVAQLPKGVVVVTGTNGKTTTTKLIAEALTAAGEVVLTNRSGSNLRRGIWSSLIKASSLTGRIDATVALFEVDEASLRRVAAELAPQHVVVLNLFRDQLDRYGELTSTAALLAEGISMTEADLYLNADDPLVASLATARRGAARVTHFGMGDVDVEAATIESVADSDHCPVCGSRLQFSRLFYSHLGHYRCPTGDFERPAPDVVVTRVREATKTGTAFTAEVDGQAHELELPLAGTYNLYNGLAALALASGLGVDVETVRTTLGAARAAFGRVERFEVGDRTVYLLLVKNPAGFAQCLETFVLEDVQAPVLMVINDRHADGRDISWLWDVPLEHLASGRPPVLTSGVRATDMSLRLKYAGVAFDQQPALTPAVRAFLDQVPDGGTGYVLASYTAMLEVRAEFTRFTDVEKVES
- a CDS encoding type 1 glutamine amidotransferase; translation: MSRPVVIAHLYPQELSTYGDTGNIRALVQRLAWRGFDVEVRPVGVGTPVDLAEVDLLFGGGGQDSGQAVVSKDLLQRGPAIREAALEGLPMLLICGSYQLFGRSFTTVTGTELPGIGVFDLTTVGSGQRMVGNIVLETEDLGRVVGFENHSGRTLLAPGQQPLGRVTKGFGNDEDRRFEGARTGACIGTYLHGPVLPKNPRLADHLLLAALRRRHGVQELAPLDDAVELAASATAASRPQ
- a CDS encoding FAD:protein FMN transferase, with product MRSRTPDAPAAAWPVPVRPVRATAGADPAALPRPPAAWRGVVVLPDTSRGTGALLWLPAGVLLDLGATAHGPAHHVLDPATGLPAAAVWRTASVVAPCCAEANALSTAALVLGALAPTWLERQGATARLVDDGGRVHLVGPWPTDRQEAQP